The Blastocatellia bacterium sequence GGCGCGTCACCCCTCGACGAATGCGCGTGCCCTCGTAGTCGAAGAAGAAGAACGCGTGATTGCGCACGATCGGTCCTCCCACGTTGAAGCCGAACTGGTTCTGCCGATTCTTCGCCTTCTTCGCTCCCGCGCGATTCAGGAAGAAGCTCGTCGCGTCGAAGATGTCATTGCGTCCGAACCAATAGGCCGTCCCGTGGAACTCGTTCGTGCCGCTTTTGGTCGTCACGGTGATGGCCGCTCCAGGACTGCGTCCGTATTCCGCCGAGTACGGGTTCGTGATGATCCTGAACTCTTGGATGGAATCCACCGACGGGCGCACGACCTGCGTCGTCAGCTCCTGCACGTTCGTGGAGATGGAGTTGTTGTCCACGCCGTCCAAGATGAAGTTGTTCTGCAGCGAGCGCACACCGTGGACGTTGACGCCGCCCGTGCGTCCAGCCGCCGTCGCTCCCCCTTCTTCCGTATAGCGGTCGCCCTGCACGCCCGCGATCAAGCCCATCAAATCATCCCAGTTGCGCATGCTGAGCGGCAGATCGGTCACCATGCGATTCTGCACGACGGCTCCCGGAGAAGCATCTTGAGTCGAAAGCAACGGCGTCTGCGCTTCCACGATGACCGTCTCAGCGATCTCGCCCACTTCGAGCGTCAGATCCAAACGCGCTCGCTGTCCCACCTCCAGCACGACGTTCTCGCGAATGAATTTCTTGAACCCCTGCGCTTCCGCCGTGATCGTGTAGGTCCCAACGGGCAAGCTCGCGAACGTGTAATAGCCCGACTGGTCGGTGACCGTCGAATACTCGACGCCCGTTGCCTTATTCTTGGCGACGATGGTCGCGTTCGCGATCACCGCGCCCGTCGGATCCGTGACCAGCCCGGTGAGGCTAGCCGTGTGGATCTGCGCCGCTCCGCGCAGGAGCAATCCTGCGCAGAGCACCCACAGGCACGCGATGAACAGGTTCTCGCGTCGCATACGCTTCCCTCCTTTCAGGATTGATTGGCTCACCATTATATGCGATCGGCATTAACGCCGGGTAAAAAAGGCCTGAAATCGGCGTGAAATCCGTCGCCGCGCCCTCGAGCGCCGCGGCGGTGATTCAGAACGTGCGCGTCCATTCGCTCGACCATCGCTCGACGATGACCTTCTTCTCCGTGTAGAACTCAATGGCATCGCGTCCCTGGCCGTGCACGACGCCGAAGAAACTCTCCTTCCAGCCGCTGAACGGAAAGAACGCCATTGGCGCAGCTACGCCGACGTTGATACCGATGTTGCCGGCTGGCACTTCGTAGCGGAACTTGCGCGCCGCCGCACCGCTGCTGGTGAAGAGCGAAGCCATGTTCCCATAGGCATGGCGGGAGATGATCGCGATGGCTTCGTCCACCGTGTCGGCGCGAATCAGGCTGAGGACTGGTCCGAAGATCTCCGTTTGCCAGACCTCACCGCCAGGCGGGACATTCTCCAGAAGCGTCGGCTTGATGAAATTCCCTCGCTCGTAATGGGGGATCTTCGCCCCGCGTCCATCGAGCAGCAGCGTCGCGCCCTCGCTCACCCCCTTCGCGATCAAAGCTTCGATCCGCGCCTTGCTCTCGCGGGTGATGACCGGCCCCATTTGTACGCCTTCGTCCAACCCGTATCCGACCCGGATCGCGCGCGCGGTGTCAGCGATAGCTTCGCGGAATACGCGATGTGCTTCGCCGACGGTGACGGCGACCGAGATGGCCAGACACCGCTGCCCAGCGCATCCGAAGGCGCTCTCGCTGATGATCCGCGTCGCCATTTCCATATCCGCATCGGGTAGGACGACGACGTGATTTTTCGCACCGCCCTGGCATTGCACGCGCTTGCCTTGAGCGGCCGCGCGCGCGTAGATGTACTTGGCCACGGGGGTCGAACCGACGAAACTGATCGCCCGTACATCCGGATGGTCCAGAAGCGCATCCACGGCCGCCTTCGTCCCATGCACGAGATTCACCACGCCCGGTGGAAGGCCCGTTTGCTCGATCAGCTCGAACGCGCGCATGATCGAAATGGGGACTTTCTCCGAAGGCTTCAGGACGAACGTATTCCCGCACGCGATGGCATAGGGGAGGAACCAAAATGGTATCATGACCGGAAAATTGAACGGTGTGATGGCGGCCACGACACCCAGGGGTTGACGGATCATGTGCTCATCAATGCCGCGCGCGACGTCTTCGAGATTGTAGCCCTGCATGAGCGTGGGGATTCCGCAGGCGACTTCGATGTTCTCGATCGCGCGGCGCAGCTCGCTCCGCGATTCCGCGAGCGTCTTGCCGTTCTCTATGGTGATCAAACGAGCCAACTCGTCAAGATGCGCCTCGAAGAGCGCCTTCAGCTTGAAGAGGTACTGGATGCGCTCCTCAGCCGGCGTGCGTCGCCATTCGGGGAACGCCGCAGCGGCCGCTTCGACAGCGCGCGCGATGTCGGCTTCCCCGGAGAGCGGCACTTCGGCGAGGACTTCCGCCGTCGCCGGATTGGTCACCGGCAATGCCTCTCTCGTCATCGCTGGCACCCATTGTCCGTTGATGTAGTTGACAAGCCGCATGGGTTCCTCTCCTCCTTCCCCTCGCGCCGTGCGAAAGATGCGCGAGGAAGATCATCACCGCAGCGCTTCGCACGCCTCATGGCGCGAAGTCTCCGAAGTAATCGGGATCTTGCTCTCGGAAGATCGCCAGCAGCCGATCGGCCAGCTCCCATTCGCCGATCAGCGGGTGAACAAGTAGCGCCAGCCGCGCCCATTTCGCCGAACGTTCTACGGCGGCGCGAATCACCGAGCGCTCGTAGGCTTTCACCGAGAGAACGAGACCGCGAACGACCTCGGGCATTCGTCCGAGAGCCAACGGGCGCACATCCTCGCGCGCGACCACACATGGGACTTCGACCACATCGTCCGGTCCCAAATCGGCGATCGCGCCGCGATTGCACACATTCAAGACGAGGCGTCGCGATTCCGTTCCCCAGAGCGCCGTCAACACATCCAGCGCAACGCGATGATAGCCGGTCGCCGCTGCGAATGGATCTTCCGCCTCGAGCAACTCCGCGCGTAGAGCCGATTCGGCCTGTCCCTCCAATCTCAAGTACGATGCCGAGCGGCGCTGGAGATAAGCGCGATAGATCGCCACCGCTTTCTCGGGACGACCAGTCCCGATCTCCCGCTTGAGGTCTCGAAAGAGCCTCTCGTTCAACTGCTCCAACTCCTCACCGCGGCTCGCCCCCACGCGCTTTTGATTCGCCAGCGCCCGCGCGTGTCCGTAGTAGAAGAAGAGGTATTCGGTCGGGATGAGCCCGAGCGCGCGAATTAGCTCGGGGTCGAAGAGATCCGCCGGATAGAGGCGCCGCAGCTTCTCGTCGTCATGGAGTAATCGCGCCATCTCATCGCGACCGCGCACGAAGACGGCTCGCACCCATCCCAGGTGATTGAGTCCGAAATAGTCGCACACGACGTCTTCCGGCGGCTCTCCGAGGACGCGCGCGATGCGGTGAAAGAGTTCGCTCGGCGTATCGCAAATGCCGAGGACGCGCAACCGCGTTTGCATCGTGAGCGCTTGCGTGATCACTCCTGCCGGATTCGTGAAGACGAGGATCCACGCTTCGGGATTCACGCGTTCGATCACGCGCGCGTGTTCGAGCACGACGGGGATCGTGCGCAACGCCATGGCCCATCCCCCTACGCCCGTCGTCTCTTGTCCGACCAAGCCGTGCTCGATGGCCGTGCGTTCGTCGCGGGCGCGAGCGCGGAGGCCGCCGACGCGAATGCTCGTGATGATCGCCGCGGCATCGGCCACCGCCTCCTGCAGATCATCCGTCACCGTCAAAGCGAAGGTCCCATCCCTCTGCCGGAGCAGCTCCTGCCCGAGCGCAGCCATGAGTTCCACCCGCTCGCGCTCGACATCATAGAGGGTCACCTCACGCAGGCCGAGCGATGCTTGTTGCTCCAGGAGTCCGTACAGCAGCAACGGCGTGCGCACCCCTCCACCACCGATGATCGTCAGCTTCCGCCGACTCATGGTTCCGCGCTCCCTGCCGAAATCCTTCGCAGCGCTTCTTCGATCTCTTCCTTCGTTGGAAAGGCGGCCACCCCGCCTAAGCGTCGCGTCGAGAGAGCGCCACAAAGAGTGGCGATCTGCAAGCAACGCTCTGGCGACTCGCCCGAAAGCCATGCGTACAGAAAACCGGCGTCGAAGCAATCGCCTG is a genomic window containing:
- a CDS encoding CoA-acylating methylmalonate-semialdehyde dehydrogenase, translated to MRLVNYINGQWVPAMTREALPVTNPATAEVLAEVPLSGEADIARAVEAAAAAFPEWRRTPAEERIQYLFKLKALFEAHLDELARLITIENGKTLAESRSELRRAIENIEVACGIPTLMQGYNLEDVARGIDEHMIRQPLGVVAAITPFNFPVMIPFWFLPYAIACGNTFVLKPSEKVPISIMRAFELIEQTGLPPGVVNLVHGTKAAVDALLDHPDVRAISFVGSTPVAKYIYARAAAQGKRVQCQGGAKNHVVVLPDADMEMATRIISESAFGCAGQRCLAISVAVTVGEAHRVFREAIADTARAIRVGYGLDEGVQMGPVITRESKARIEALIAKGVSEGATLLLDGRGAKIPHYERGNFIKPTLLENVPPGGEVWQTEIFGPVLSLIRADTVDEAIAIISRHAYGNMASLFTSSGAAARKFRYEVPAGNIGINVGVAAPMAFFPFSGWKESFFGVVHGQGRDAIEFYTEKKVIVERWSSEWTRTF
- a CDS encoding 6-phospho-beta-glucosidase yields the protein MSRRKLTIIGGGGVRTPLLLYGLLEQQASLGLREVTLYDVERERVELMAALGQELLRQRDGTFALTVTDDLQEAVADAAAIITSIRVGGLRARARDERTAIEHGLVGQETTGVGGWAMALRTIPVVLEHARVIERVNPEAWILVFTNPAGVITQALTMQTRLRVLGICDTPSELFHRIARVLGEPPEDVVCDYFGLNHLGWVRAVFVRGRDEMARLLHDDEKLRRLYPADLFDPELIRALGLIPTEYLFFYYGHARALANQKRVGASRGEELEQLNERLFRDLKREIGTGRPEKAVAIYRAYLQRRSASYLRLEGQAESALRAELLEAEDPFAAATGYHRVALDVLTALWGTESRRLVLNVCNRGAIADLGPDDVVEVPCVVAREDVRPLALGRMPEVVRGLVLSVKAYERSVIRAAVERSAKWARLALLVHPLIGEWELADRLLAIFREQDPDYFGDFAP